Proteins co-encoded in one Xanthomonas campestris pv. badrii genomic window:
- a CDS encoding response regulator — MTIRVFLIDDHALVRTGMKMILSKEVDVDVVGEADSGEAALPQIRQLKPDIVLCDLHLPGVSGLEITERIVKGDYGTRVIIVSVLEDGPLPKRLLEAGASGYVGKGGDAHELLRAVREVALGRRYLGNTIAQNLALSNLEGGGSPFDALSPRELEVALLLTQGLRQEDIAKRLNLSAKTINTHKARLFEKVGIQDNIALARLANQYGLTDPSRVL, encoded by the coding sequence ATGACCATCAGAGTTTTTCTGATCGACGATCATGCACTCGTGCGTACCGGCATGAAGATGATCCTGTCCAAGGAAGTGGACGTCGATGTGGTGGGCGAGGCAGACAGCGGCGAAGCGGCGCTGCCGCAGATTCGACAGCTCAAGCCCGATATCGTGTTGTGCGATCTGCATCTGCCCGGTGTCAGCGGCCTGGAAATCACCGAGCGCATCGTCAAGGGCGACTACGGCACGCGCGTCATCATCGTGTCGGTGCTGGAAGATGGCCCGCTTCCCAAGCGGCTGCTCGAAGCTGGTGCGTCCGGCTATGTGGGCAAGGGCGGCGACGCGCATGAGCTGCTGCGTGCGGTGCGCGAAGTTGCGTTGGGACGGCGTTATCTGGGCAATACGATCGCGCAGAATCTGGCGCTGTCCAATCTGGAAGGTGGCGGCTCGCCATTCGACGCGTTGTCGCCGCGCGAACTGGAGGTCGCCTTGCTGCTGACCCAGGGCTTGCGCCAGGAAGACATCGCCAAGCGCCTGAATCTCAGCGCCAAGACCATCAATACGCACAAGGCGCGCCTGTTCGAGAAGGTCGGCATCCAGGACAACATCGCGCTGGCGCGCCTGGCGAACCAGTACGGCCTGACCGATCCTTCCAGGGTCCTGTAG
- a CDS encoding DUF1963 domain-containing protein: MRDHAHRHDCTSASDAHRYHPAADTSPSRCGESKRRTAMMRRLQTAEFSIEANPIFDNTRVFGGSISLRHAQQTTFSPQISVWTAAAERKLSAKTWLTRLTRDDDPVIERRPVTFAGMPGEIITLKGRLEDWETKDVRDWYRLRAVLVAPDGRTWYHATAMTSESDRAAIEADFLRLLGSIQVKLEGAAASQEQAASDAEQAAVLSGIKHAIDTAAQAQQAREKAVTRAADATRLHAPVADVQTRFDAAIAMLGLDGKREILHGIVLPSVSLTERGIAQTNRIGISRIGGGPDLAAGQDWPRDASGLYLNFLAQVDLSELPERAEALPQAGLLAFFTGSDYSDWRVVFTPPSTALVAHALPDDAIDTTEAATRMVAWDGEQQRFVANGTNVDGLSVETDEHGRLHFQRDGQAVMVFASDYDISRSAQALRLERSLSVPLHLADSGDPHIDADAGMEDLSDFALALAESFRVGDGPQHQMFGVCGLREWRSIQALAAEHAARQGWTDIAAPDGWFVLLKLASGGGADFSFSDHGDYLFLAHRQDAAKGDFSRVYALVESS; this comes from the coding sequence GTGCGTGATCACGCGCATCGCCACGACTGCACATCTGCATCCGACGCGCATCGTTATCATCCGGCAGCAGACACCTCGCCCTCCAGATGTGGGGAGTCCAAACGGAGAACAGCGATGATGCGACGTCTTCAGACAGCGGAATTTTCCATCGAAGCCAATCCGATCTTCGACAACACACGCGTGTTCGGCGGCTCGATCAGTCTCAGACACGCGCAGCAGACCACGTTCTCGCCGCAGATCAGTGTGTGGACGGCCGCTGCCGAGCGCAAGCTGTCGGCAAAGACCTGGCTGACCAGATTGACGCGCGACGACGACCCGGTGATCGAGCGCAGGCCAGTGACCTTTGCCGGAATGCCCGGCGAGATCATCACCCTCAAGGGTCGCCTCGAAGATTGGGAGACGAAGGACGTGCGCGATTGGTATCGGTTGCGCGCGGTGCTGGTCGCACCCGATGGCCGCACCTGGTATCACGCCACCGCGATGACGAGTGAGAGCGATCGTGCAGCAATCGAAGCAGACTTCCTGCGCTTGCTCGGTTCCATCCAGGTGAAGCTGGAGGGCGCCGCGGCCAGCCAGGAGCAAGCCGCAAGCGACGCCGAACAGGCGGCAGTGCTGTCTGGAATCAAGCATGCAATCGACACCGCCGCGCAAGCCCAACAGGCACGCGAGAAAGCGGTGACACGCGCCGCTGATGCGACGCGGCTCCATGCGCCGGTTGCCGATGTCCAGACGCGCTTCGATGCAGCCATTGCCATGCTCGGCCTGGATGGCAAGCGCGAGATCCTGCACGGGATCGTATTGCCATCTGTGTCCCTCACCGAGCGCGGCATTGCACAGACCAACAGGATCGGTATCAGCCGGATCGGAGGCGGCCCGGATCTCGCCGCGGGGCAGGACTGGCCACGCGATGCCAGCGGTTTGTATTTGAACTTTCTGGCGCAGGTCGACCTGTCCGAATTGCCGGAGCGCGCCGAAGCCCTGCCGCAGGCCGGGCTACTGGCATTTTTCACTGGATCGGACTATTCCGATTGGCGTGTCGTGTTCACTCCACCGAGCACCGCGCTGGTGGCGCACGCCCTCCCCGACGACGCGATCGACACCACCGAAGCGGCAACGCGCATGGTCGCCTGGGACGGTGAGCAGCAGCGCTTCGTTGCCAACGGCACGAATGTGGACGGATTGTCGGTCGAAACCGACGAACACGGACGCCTGCACTTCCAGCGTGACGGTCAGGCGGTGATGGTCTTCGCCTCCGACTATGACATCAGCCGATCGGCACAGGCATTGCGGCTGGAACGATCGCTCAGTGTGCCCCTGCATTTGGCCGATAGCGGCGATCCACACATCGATGCGGATGCGGGAATGGAGGATCTATCCGATTTCGCGCTGGCGCTGGCGGAAAGCTTCCGGGTCGGTGATGGGCCACAGCATCAGATGTTCGGGGTGTGCGGCTTGCGCGAATGGCGCAGCATCCAGGCGCTGGCCGCTGAGCATGCGGCCAGGCAAGGCTGGACCGACATCGCTGCACCCGATGGTTGGTTCGTCCTGCTCAAGCTGGCCTCTGGCGGCGGCGCCGACTTCAGCTTTTCCGACCATGGCGACTACCTCTTCCTGGCCCATCGCCAGGACGCCGCGAAGGGCGATTTTTCGCGCGTCTATGCGTTGGTGGAATCCAGCTGA
- a CDS encoding TIGR03862 family flavoprotein: protein MMDASRPRLAVIGGGPAGLMAAEVACAAGIAVDLYEAKGSVGRKFLIAGKGGLNLTHSDPMPLFAQRYRERTPAVAAWLQEFDADALRAWARELGVETYVGSSGRVFPIDRKAAPLLRGWVRRLKDQGVTFHVQHRWLGWRADGALRFSTPAGTLDRQADATVLALGGGSWPQLGSDGAWQAPLQQHGIAVRPLVPANCGFDLDWSAHFSQRHAGAPLKPVVAHWRDSTGVQHALQGECVITETGIEGSLIYAIAAELRTQIDAYGVAELALDLLPDRSLERVDTELARPRKGRSFSEHLRRQVGIEGVKAALVYELLGKQAGDDAALVARTLKHLPLRLLRPRPLAEAISSAGGVELEALDAQLMALARPGVFCAGEMLDWEAPTGGYLLTACFASGRRAAFGAIEWLKQQRNQITADH, encoded by the coding sequence ATGATGGATGCGAGCAGACCGCGGCTGGCGGTCATTGGCGGCGGGCCTGCAGGATTGATGGCGGCCGAAGTGGCGTGCGCTGCCGGGATCGCGGTGGATCTGTACGAGGCGAAAGGCTCGGTGGGGCGTAAATTCCTGATCGCCGGCAAGGGTGGGCTCAATCTCACCCACTCCGATCCGATGCCACTGTTCGCCCAGCGCTACCGTGAGCGCACGCCAGCGGTGGCGGCGTGGCTGCAGGAGTTCGATGCCGACGCATTGCGTGCCTGGGCGCGCGAGCTGGGCGTGGAGACCTATGTCGGCAGCTCCGGGCGGGTGTTTCCGATCGATCGCAAGGCCGCGCCCTTGCTGCGCGGCTGGGTACGCCGGCTCAAGGACCAGGGCGTCACCTTTCATGTGCAGCATCGCTGGCTGGGATGGCGCGCTGACGGTGCGCTGCGATTTTCCACACCCGCCGGCACTCTCGATCGCCAGGCAGATGCAACGGTGCTGGCGCTGGGTGGCGGCAGTTGGCCGCAGCTTGGCTCCGATGGCGCCTGGCAGGCCCCGCTGCAGCAGCACGGCATCGCCGTGCGCCCTTTGGTGCCGGCCAACTGCGGCTTCGATCTCGACTGGAGTGCGCATTTCTCGCAACGGCATGCCGGCGCACCGCTCAAACCGGTGGTCGCGCATTGGCGCGACAGCACGGGCGTGCAGCACGCGCTGCAGGGCGAATGCGTGATCACTGAAACCGGGATCGAGGGCAGCCTGATCTATGCCATCGCGGCCGAGCTGCGTACGCAGATCGATGCGTATGGCGTGGCGGAACTGGCGCTGGATCTGCTGCCCGACCGTTCGCTGGAACGCGTTGACACCGAGTTGGCCAGGCCGCGCAAGGGGCGCAGTTTCAGCGAACATCTGCGCCGCCAGGTCGGTATCGAGGGCGTCAAGGCCGCGCTGGTCTACGAACTGCTGGGCAAACAGGCCGGCGACGATGCGGCGTTGGTCGCACGCACGCTCAAGCACTTGCCGCTGCGCCTGCTGCGGCCGCGCCCGCTCGCGGAGGCGATCAGCTCGGCCGGTGGCGTGGAACTGGAAGCACTGGACGCGCAGTTGATGGCGCTGGCGCGCCCTGGCGTGTTCTGTGCTGGCGAAATGCTGGACTGGGAAGCCCCGACCGGCGGCTACCTGCTCACCGCCTGCTTCGCCAGCGGGCGTCGCGCTGCGTTCGGTGCGATCGAGTGGCTAAAACAGCAACGTAATCAGATCACAGCCGATCACTGA
- a CDS encoding FKBP-type peptidyl-prolyl cis-trans isomerase produces the protein MRLTLTLCAALLLASCAPALPPSGGTIASFERIDRTTGTGAEATPGSLVTVHYTGWLYDEKAPDRHGKKFDSSLDRAEPFQFVLGGRQVIRGWDDGVAGMRVGGKRTLMIPPDYGYGDNGAGGVIPPGASLVFDVELLGVQPR, from the coding sequence ATGCGCCTTACGCTGACGCTCTGTGCCGCCCTGCTGCTTGCCAGCTGTGCGCCCGCCCTGCCGCCCTCCGGTGGCACCATCGCCAGCTTCGAGCGGATCGACCGCACTACCGGTACCGGCGCGGAAGCTACGCCCGGTTCCCTGGTGACGGTGCATTACACCGGCTGGCTCTACGACGAAAAAGCCCCCGACAGACACGGCAAGAAGTTCGATAGCTCGCTGGATCGCGCCGAACCGTTCCAGTTCGTGCTGGGTGGCCGCCAGGTGATTCGCGGTTGGGACGATGGCGTGGCCGGTATGCGCGTAGGCGGCAAGCGCACCTTGATGATCCCGCCGGACTACGGCTACGGCGACAACGGCGCAGGCGGCGTGATTCCGCCGGGCGCTTCGCTGGTGTTCGATGTGGAATTGCTCGGCGTGCAGCCGCGCTGA
- a CDS encoding RluA family pseudouridine synthase gives MTDPQPPKPPADRVGVRILKVPEDRAGQRLDNFLLGQLKGAPRSLIYKLVRSGQVRVNGGRAKAERKLEGGEEVRIPPVRMGEEGAKAAPPPAFLARLEAAIVFEDARLLALNKPSGVASHGGSGISFGAIETLRALRPNQSLELVHRLDRDTSGLLIVAKKRSALTELQALMREDDRVDGRGITKRYLTLLVGRMPDGVMTVDASLHIGLRQGGERHVQVNAIGKPSLSHFKLLERRGGHSYCEVRIETGRTHQIRVHAQHLGHPVAGDDKYGETEVNKRLRDQLGLKRLFLHAASLEFALDAGKTPYVLSAPLAPELAEALDRLGR, from the coding sequence ATGACCGACCCCCAGCCCCCCAAGCCACCCGCCGACCGTGTGGGCGTGCGCATTCTCAAAGTTCCGGAGGACCGTGCCGGACAGCGGCTGGACAATTTCCTGCTCGGCCAGCTCAAGGGCGCGCCGCGCAGCCTGATCTACAAGTTGGTGCGCAGCGGCCAGGTGCGCGTGAACGGCGGGCGGGCCAAGGCCGAGCGCAAGCTCGAGGGCGGCGAGGAAGTCCGGATTCCACCCGTGCGCATGGGCGAGGAGGGCGCCAAGGCCGCGCCGCCGCCCGCATTCCTGGCCCGGCTGGAGGCGGCGATCGTGTTCGAGGACGCCCGTCTGCTGGCGCTGAACAAGCCCTCCGGTGTGGCCAGCCATGGCGGCAGCGGGATCAGTTTCGGCGCGATCGAAACCTTGCGAGCGCTCCGCCCGAACCAGAGCCTGGAGCTGGTGCACCGGCTGGATCGCGATACCTCCGGCCTGCTGATCGTGGCCAAGAAGCGCTCGGCATTGACCGAACTGCAGGCGCTGATGCGCGAGGACGACCGTGTCGACGGGCGCGGCATCACCAAGCGCTACCTGACCCTGCTGGTCGGGCGCATGCCCGATGGGGTAATGACGGTCGATGCGTCCCTGCATATCGGCCTGCGCCAGGGTGGCGAGCGGCACGTGCAGGTGAATGCGATCGGCAAGCCCTCGCTGAGCCACTTCAAGTTGCTGGAGCGGCGCGGGGGGCATTCATATTGCGAGGTCCGCATCGAGACCGGTCGTACCCACCAGATCCGCGTGCATGCCCAGCATCTGGGCCACCCGGTGGCCGGCGACGACAAATATGGCGAAACCGAGGTCAACAAGCGCCTGCGCGACCAGCTTGGCCTGAAGCGGTTGTTTCTGCACGCCGCATCGCTGGAGTTCGCGCTCGACGCTGGCAAGACCCCTTACGTGCTCAGCGCGCCGCTGGCGCCGGAGCTGGCCGAAGCGCTGGATCGGCTGGGGCGCTGA
- a CDS encoding Rne/Rng family ribonuclease yields MLINATQAEELRVAIVDGQTLYDIDIEQPSKEQKKSNIYKGRITRLEPSLEAAFVDYGAERHGFLPLKEISRDYFQAGVDHNKSTIRELLREGQEIVVQVDKEERGNKGAALTTFISLAGRYMVLMPNSPSAGGVSRRIEGEDRAALKEALDKLDIPDDMGVIIRTAGVGRDAEELQWDLDYLLQTWKAIAEAALSKPAAFLIYQESRLIIRALRDYLRADVGEILVDTPELYADAQEFMKQVMPQSLRKLKHYTDDIPLFNRFQIESQIEGAYERNVRLPSGGSIVVDQTEALTAVDVNSSRATKGSDIEETAFQTNLEAAEEVARQLRLRDLGGLVVIDFIDMASSKHQREVENRLQNALKYDRARVQLGRISRFGLMEMSRQRLRPSLGESSQIVCPRCDGHGRMRSVESLSLSIIRVAEEHAMKENTGQVLVQAPVEIANYLLNEKRSALREIEQRHESPIIIVADEQLHTPHYEVTRLRENELGEDSGKPSYQRGTPRKLPVHALTKAQLNIPAAPAVTSIKPSQPAPVREEAPAPVAPVAAPAPVVTVPIPAPVTGVVGWLKRIFGGVEPVAPAPESAPRPRQNDAGRNNRNERGERGGQRRDGRDARHGGQSRGNGGNGNGNAANKERRDERRQPASGQGAQNGSQAQQQVQVPKPPRNEAQAPKQQQPQQPQQQKPKPQNQTPRPPRAPAQQDGAPSERQPRPARQDEATAAAQTTTATAATATTSSVVSAIAEAAAPVNTQSNANDATPAHPVEVVVSETTGDRGTDANAAAPAQEASGDDAANGEGGSRRRRGRRGGRRRRRGAGANGEGGSSVDGLEADDLDGDADTDLDADGEGDDAGSQAHASAAPRAGQPEFDFDDDAPAAAVRKPEAATQAAAKPRPVPKERAEPQGGSETASTTAPVSNAVPSSQPSAAAPVAAADATRVRPAAPAVAAEAPAKPAAAATPSTAAGADVAATQSVEQRPAPVAPQVSAAPAPVTAPAPVAATATQASPAVPATTPGTAAAASAPATAPAAPAPAPTAVMPVAAEAEAGSQRQPSASANAAAPVADKAAAPEADQQEHAASAGAATPVVQSAPVQATAVKPVADLPAAATPTAQAAVVTVNAPHGAPSAPQAPSAEVAVTSTAAVVPTSSTAEAAPVRKPYAPVQTTLLDALSPNDAVNPASPVSEAQTTPAATQETAADKPRPTVTVSEPAKPVAQSPDADEAKDDDSNKPRGDH; encoded by the coding sequence ATGCTGATCAACGCAACGCAGGCCGAAGAGCTGCGCGTGGCGATTGTGGACGGCCAGACCCTGTACGACATCGACATCGAACAGCCGTCCAAGGAACAAAAGAAGTCCAACATCTACAAGGGCCGTATCACCCGGCTCGAGCCCTCCCTCGAGGCGGCGTTCGTGGACTATGGCGCCGAGCGCCATGGCTTCCTGCCGCTGAAGGAAATCTCCCGCGATTATTTCCAGGCCGGCGTCGACCACAACAAGTCGACCATTCGCGAGCTGCTGCGCGAAGGCCAGGAAATCGTCGTGCAGGTCGACAAGGAAGAGCGCGGCAACAAGGGCGCGGCCCTGACCACGTTCATCTCGCTGGCCGGCCGCTACATGGTGCTGATGCCCAATTCGCCGAGCGCCGGTGGCGTCTCGCGCCGGATCGAAGGCGAAGACCGCGCCGCGCTGAAGGAAGCGCTGGACAAGCTCGATATCCCCGACGACATGGGCGTGATCATCCGCACCGCCGGTGTCGGCCGTGACGCCGAAGAACTGCAGTGGGATCTGGATTACCTGCTGCAGACCTGGAAGGCGATCGCCGAGGCTGCACTGAGCAAGCCGGCGGCGTTCCTGATCTACCAGGAATCGCGCCTGATCATCCGCGCCCTGCGCGACTACCTGCGCGCCGACGTTGGCGAAATCCTGGTCGATACGCCGGAACTGTACGCCGACGCCCAGGAGTTCATGAAGCAGGTGATGCCGCAGAGCCTGCGCAAGCTCAAGCACTACACCGACGACATCCCGCTGTTCAACCGCTTCCAGATCGAATCGCAGATCGAAGGCGCCTATGAGCGCAACGTGCGCCTGCCCTCGGGCGGCTCGATCGTGGTGGACCAGACCGAAGCGCTGACCGCCGTCGACGTGAACTCCTCGCGCGCCACCAAGGGCAGCGATATCGAAGAAACCGCGTTCCAGACCAATCTGGAAGCGGCCGAAGAAGTCGCACGCCAGTTGCGCCTGCGCGACCTGGGTGGCCTGGTGGTCATCGACTTCATCGACATGGCCTCGTCCAAGCACCAGCGCGAAGTCGAAAACAGGCTGCAGAACGCGCTCAAGTACGACCGTGCGCGCGTGCAGCTGGGGCGCATCTCGCGCTTCGGCCTGATGGAAATGAGCCGCCAGCGACTGCGTCCGAGCCTGGGTGAATCCAGCCAGATCGTGTGCCCGCGTTGCGATGGCCATGGCCGCATGCGCAGCGTCGAATCGCTGTCGCTGTCGATCATCCGCGTGGCCGAAGAGCACGCGATGAAGGAGAACACCGGGCAGGTGCTGGTGCAGGCCCCGGTGGAAATCGCCAACTACCTGCTCAACGAAAAGCGCAGCGCACTGCGTGAGATCGAGCAGCGCCACGAATCGCCGATCATCATCGTGGCCGACGAGCAACTGCATACCCCGCACTACGAAGTCACGCGCCTGCGCGAGAACGAACTGGGCGAAGACAGCGGCAAGCCGAGCTACCAGCGCGGCACCCCGCGCAAGTTGCCGGTGCATGCGCTGACCAAGGCGCAGTTGAACATCCCGGCCGCCCCGGCGGTGACTTCGATCAAGCCTAGCCAGCCCGCTCCGGTGCGCGAAGAGGCCCCTGCCCCGGTTGCGCCTGTCGCGGCGCCGGCGCCGGTGGTGACCGTGCCCATTCCGGCACCGGTCACCGGCGTGGTGGGCTGGCTGAAGCGGATCTTCGGCGGCGTCGAGCCCGTTGCCCCGGCCCCGGAGTCGGCCCCGCGTCCGCGCCAGAACGATGCCGGCCGCAACAATCGTAACGAGCGCGGCGAGCGTGGCGGTCAACGCCGCGACGGGCGCGATGCCCGTCATGGCGGCCAGAGCCGCGGCAATGGCGGTAATGGCAACGGCAACGCTGCCAACAAGGAGCGTCGCGACGAGCGCCGCCAGCCGGCCAGCGGCCAGGGTGCGCAGAACGGCTCCCAGGCACAGCAGCAGGTGCAGGTGCCCAAGCCGCCGCGCAATGAAGCGCAGGCACCGAAGCAGCAGCAACCGCAGCAGCCCCAGCAGCAGAAGCCCAAGCCGCAGAATCAGACCCCGCGCCCGCCGCGTGCGCCTGCACAGCAGGACGGCGCGCCGTCCGAGCGTCAGCCGCGTCCGGCACGCCAGGATGAGGCGACGGCTGCAGCGCAGACCACCACCGCGACTGCCGCAACGGCAACGACGTCGAGCGTGGTGTCTGCCATCGCCGAAGCCGCTGCACCGGTCAACACCCAGAGCAATGCCAACGATGCGACCCCGGCGCATCCGGTCGAGGTCGTGGTGAGCGAAACCACTGGCGACCGCGGCACCGACGCGAATGCGGCTGCGCCGGCCCAGGAGGCCTCGGGCGACGATGCGGCCAATGGCGAAGGCGGAAGCCGTCGTCGTCGCGGCCGTCGCGGCGGACGCCGTCGTCGTCGTGGCGCCGGTGCCAATGGTGAGGGCGGCAGCAGCGTCGATGGCTTGGAAGCCGACGATCTGGACGGCGATGCCGACACCGATCTCGACGCTGATGGCGAAGGGGACGATGCCGGTTCCCAGGCTCACGCCTCGGCCGCGCCGCGTGCCGGCCAGCCGGAGTTCGACTTCGACGACGACGCGCCGGCAGCTGCCGTGCGCAAGCCCGAAGCCGCCACGCAGGCAGCTGCCAAGCCGCGCCCGGTTCCCAAGGAACGTGCAGAGCCGCAAGGCGGCAGCGAGACGGCCTCGACCACCGCGCCGGTTTCCAATGCCGTGCCGTCGTCGCAGCCCTCGGCAGCGGCGCCGGTGGCCGCAGCGGATGCCACTCGCGTCCGCCCTGCGGCGCCGGCTGTTGCCGCCGAGGCACCTGCCAAGCCTGCCGCGGCCGCGACGCCGTCGACGGCTGCTGGTGCAGACGTTGCCGCAACGCAATCGGTAGAACAGCGCCCGGCTCCGGTCGCCCCGCAGGTTTCCGCTGCGCCGGCACCGGTGACTGCTCCAGCACCTGTCGCGGCGACCGCCACCCAGGCATCCCCTGCGGTACCTGCGACGACTCCTGGGACTGCGGCCGCCGCATCGGCTCCAGCTACTGCGCCTGCGGCACCGGCACCGGCACCGACTGCTGTAATGCCGGTAGCAGCAGAGGCTGAGGCCGGCTCTCAACGCCAGCCCTCCGCATCGGCCAATGCCGCTGCGCCCGTGGCCGACAAGGCCGCTGCACCGGAAGCCGACCAGCAGGAGCACGCTGCTTCGGCAGGCGCTGCAACGCCTGTAGTGCAATCGGCGCCGGTGCAAGCCACCGCCGTGAAGCCTGTTGCCGATCTGCCTGCGGCGGCAACGCCAACGGCGCAGGCGGCAGTGGTCACGGTCAACGCGCCGCACGGTGCGCCGTCTGCTCCGCAGGCACCGTCGGCCGAGGTCGCTGTCACTTCCACTGCCGCGGTCGTGCCGACCAGCTCCACGGCAGAGGCCGCACCGGTGCGCAAGCCCTATGCTCCGGTGCAGACCACCCTGCTCGATGCGCTGAGCCCCAACGATGCTGTAAACCCCGCATCGCCGGTCAGCGAAGCGCAGACAACTCCTGCCGCAACGCAGGAGACTGCGGCAGACAAACCCAGGCCGACGGTAACCGTGTCCGAGCCAGCAAAGCCGGTTGCCCAATCGCCCGACGCCGATGAGGCGAAGGATGACGACAGCAACAAGCCGCGTGGCGATCACTGA
- a CDS encoding sulfurtransferase, giving the protein MITNTAAYRFVPIHGPQLLADSVLAQAQQQELKGSVLIAEEGINLFLAGEADQVQAFYQWLQADPRFAQMRIKYSQSAQQPFARLKVKVKPEIISFRRDDASPLQGRAPAVTPAVLQQWLRNGQDDRGRPLVLLDTRNAQEVAYGTFRGALTLPIDKFTDLPAALESHRAALADATVVSFCTGGIRCEKAAVWMQADGMDNVLQLEGGILGYFEEVGGEGYDGRCFVFDERVALDPDLRPLVDEARTTEPVKI; this is encoded by the coding sequence ATGATCACCAACACCGCGGCTTATCGATTCGTTCCCATTCACGGCCCGCAGCTGCTGGCCGACAGCGTGCTGGCGCAGGCGCAACAGCAGGAACTGAAGGGGTCTGTGCTGATCGCGGAGGAGGGCATCAACCTGTTTCTGGCGGGCGAAGCCGACCAGGTGCAGGCGTTCTATCAATGGCTGCAGGCCGACCCGCGCTTTGCGCAGATGCGCATCAAGTACAGCCAGAGCGCGCAGCAGCCGTTCGCACGGCTCAAGGTCAAGGTGAAGCCGGAGATCATCAGCTTCCGCCGCGACGATGCCTCGCCGCTGCAGGGTCGCGCGCCTGCGGTGACGCCTGCGGTGCTGCAGCAGTGGCTGCGCAACGGGCAGGACGACCGGGGGCGCCCGCTGGTACTGCTGGATACGCGCAATGCGCAGGAAGTGGCCTACGGCACCTTTCGTGGCGCATTGACCCTGCCGATCGACAAGTTTACCGACCTGCCTGCAGCGCTGGAGTCGCACCGCGCTGCATTGGCCGACGCCACGGTGGTGAGCTTCTGCACAGGTGGCATCCGTTGCGAAAAGGCCGCTGTCTGGATGCAGGCCGATGGCATGGACAACGTGCTGCAACTAGAGGGCGGGATCTTGGGCTATTTCGAAGAAGTCGGCGGCGAGGGCTACGACGGCCGCTGCTTCGTATTCGATGAGCGTGTCGCACTCGATCCCGACTTGCGCCCGTTGGTGGACGAAGCGCGGACCACCGAGCCAGTGAAAATCTGA
- a CDS encoding DUF6164 family protein, whose amino-acid sequence MAKLLLNLRNVPDDEADEVRALLREHLVQVYETRPSNWGISAGGIWLSEDADYPRAKALLDAYQAHRGAIARAQRQEAIAAGTAETFGALLRKRPVFVIATLLGMLIVASLVLLPFLLLRG is encoded by the coding sequence ATGGCCAAGCTGCTGCTCAACCTGCGCAATGTTCCCGATGACGAAGCCGACGAGGTGCGGGCGTTGCTGCGCGAGCATCTCGTGCAGGTCTATGAAACCCGGCCCAGCAACTGGGGCATTTCTGCAGGTGGCATCTGGCTCAGTGAAGACGCCGACTATCCGCGTGCGAAGGCGCTGCTGGATGCCTATCAGGCCCATCGCGGCGCGATTGCCCGTGCACAGCGCCAGGAAGCCATTGCCGCGGGCACTGCAGAAACCTTCGGTGCATTGTTGCGCAAGCGCCCGGTGTTCGTGATCGCCACGTTGCTGGGCATGCTGATCGTCGCATCCCTGGTGTTGCTGCCGTTCCTGCTGCTGCGCGGCTGA